The following is a genomic window from Balneolales bacterium ANBcel1.
ACCTCCTGGGATATTACGCGGCGTTCCATCAACTATACCAACCATACCGTACTGCCGGAAGCGCTGGAAACATGGCCGGTTCCGCTTATGCGCAACTTGCTGCCCCGCCACCTGCAGATCATCTATGAAATCAACAAACGGTTCCTCAATCATGTGAGGGACACCTTCGGCAACGATGTCAATCGCGTCCGCAGAATGTCCATTATCAGTGAAGGCGAAAAGCCGTCGGTTCAGATGGCAACTCTGGGCATCGTCGGCTCCAAAAAAGTCAATGGAGTGGCAAGGCTGCACACGGAACTCATTAAAAAGACCATCTTCAAGGACTTTTTCGAGCTCTATCCTGATAAGTTTGTAAACATGACCAACGGCATCACCCCGCGCCGCTGGCTGAAGCAGTGTAACCCAAGGCTGTCGGATCTGATTACCGAGCACATTGGAGACGGCTGGATTACCGACCTCAAACAACTGAAAAAGTTTGATGATATCGCTTCGGAAGATGAGGGAATCCGTGAGAAATTTACAAATATCAAACGGGAAAACAAGATGGACCTCATCGACTTCATCAAGTCGAAGTACGGCGTGGCCCTGAATCCCGATTCGATTTTTGATATTCAGATCAAACGGATTCATGAGTACAAGCGCCAGCTTCTGGTAGCAATGCACACCGCCACACTTTATAACCGGATCAAGGCGAATCCTGATGCCGATTTCCAGCCACGCACCGTACTGTTCTCAGGAAAAGCGGCACCCGGCTACACCATGGCAAAACTCCAGATCAAGCTGATCAACTCCATTGCGGAGAAGATCAACAACGATCCGGACACCAAAGACAAACTTTCGTGCCTCTTCCTTGAGAACTATACCGTTTCGCTGGCGGAGCGCCTGATACCCGCCGCGGACCTGTCCGAGCAAACCTCTACGGCCGGAATGGAAGCTTCCGGAACCGGAAACATGAAGTTTGCCCTGAACGGAGCGCTCACCATCGGCACCCTTGACGGCGCCAATATCGAGATCCGGGAGGAAGTCGGTGAGGAGAATATCTTTATTTTCGGAATGACCGATGAGGAGGTCGAGCAAAAGCGGCGGGAAGGGTATCAGCCCAGGGAGTATTACGAATCGGTACCCGAGCTTCAGGAAGTGCTGAATCAGATCCGGGACGGCTTTTTCGAGCCGGATGATCCCGAACTGTTCCACCCCATCATCAAATCCCTTCTGGATGAGGGAGATTACTTCATGGTGCTGGCCGATTTTGAGTCATACCTGCAGCAGCAGAAGGAGGTGGAGAAGCTCTACCGCAATCAAAAGGAGTGGATCAAAAAAGCGATCCATAACGTTTGCCGCGTTGGCAAGTTCTCCTCCGACCGTACCATCAGTGAGTATTCCGAGCAGATCTGGGAATGCAAGCCGGTCGATTTTCCAAAAAAGGACAAGTAGAATAGCGGCTAACCCTGCGGATTAACCCGGACGTTTTTTCCTGAATGGCATGATGGAAAAACGTCC
Proteins encoded in this region:
- a CDS encoding glycogen/starch/alpha-glucan phosphorylase, translating into MIKTNDDITKAMDSESLKLDIQRHLRFTLAKSRYSTTQWDKFRSVALTALDRLHDRWIDTQEHYYDVDAKRVYYISMEFLIGRLLDNMLVNLDILDEVKEALDALGMDYDHVKENEFDAGLGNGGLGRLAACFLDSMATLGIPGYGYGIRYDFGIFHQQIKNGFQVEQPDMWLQFGNPWDVVRPKILYPVNFYGESVPYTDSQGQTRFKWVNTQKVNALAFDTPVPGYKNDVVNNLRLWKASSSKAIDLHSFSQGEYIDAVRDSQLQENISRVLYPNDKVFVGQELRLKQEYFLVCATLQDIVRRFKKVHNDWRKFPDKVAIQCNDTHPNLAIPELMRVLIDEEGLDWETSWDITRRSINYTNHTVLPEALETWPVPLMRNLLPRHLQIIYEINKRFLNHVRDTFGNDVNRVRRMSIISEGEKPSVQMATLGIVGSKKVNGVARLHTELIKKTIFKDFFELYPDKFVNMTNGITPRRWLKQCNPRLSDLITEHIGDGWITDLKQLKKFDDIASEDEGIREKFTNIKRENKMDLIDFIKSKYGVALNPDSIFDIQIKRIHEYKRQLLVAMHTATLYNRIKANPDADFQPRTVLFSGKAAPGYTMAKLQIKLINSIAEKINNDPDTKDKLSCLFLENYTVSLAERLIPAADLSEQTSTAGMEASGTGNMKFALNGALTIGTLDGANIEIREEVGEENIFIFGMTDEEVEQKRREGYQPREYYESVPELQEVLNQIRDGFFEPDDPELFHPIIKSLLDEGDYFMVLADFESYLQQQKEVEKLYRNQKEWIKKAIHNVCRVGKFSSDRTISEYSEQIWECKPVDFPKKDK